CATGGGCGACAGCGCGAAGTATTTGCGAAACGCATCGAACAGCTTGAAACGCGACACGCCGGCCACCGCCTCCAGGTCTTCCAGGTGCACCGCCTCGCGCGCGTTGTCATGCAGGTACTGGCGCGCACGGATCAGGTAGTGCGGCAGCTTCACGCCCAGCACGTCGCGCAGTTCTTCGGAGTAGTTGTTCGGCTGCGCCAGGATCAGGCCCTTGATCAGTGAGCTTTCCAGGTCTCGGGTGAAGGCCGCTTGCTCGTACAGCTCGCTGCTGCGCTCGAACTCGGCAATGAAGTAGCGCGCCATGCGCCACCACGAGGCCGGGGCGCCGTCCACTGCGTCCATCACCGGTTCGAAGCGCAGCGGCGCCTCGATCGGCCGTTGCAGCAAGCCTTCCAGCGACTCGCTCATGGCGGCGCGTGTGATAACCACCTGCAACTTGCGGCAGTCACCGGAAATCGCCAGCACCTGATGCTCGTTGGGGGCGATGATCACGCCCTGGTCACGGTTGGAACTCAGGCGCTCGCCGTTCTTGCTCAGCTCCTGCTCGCCGATCAGCGGCAGGCTCAGGCTGTAGCTGCTGAAGTGTTCGGCGTCTTCGATGTCGATGGTCACGTCGGTGCCATATTCGATCACGCCCAGGGTGGTGGCGCGGGACTTGAACACGTTGGCGCTGTGGTGAAAACGCAAGCGTTCAGGCGTGGCCGTCGCCAAACGATGGGGCCCGCAGATGCCGGACATCCAGCTGCAGGCGCCCTCCAGGTCGAAGCGTTGAATACGGATATCACGTGTCTGGCTACTCATCGGGGTGCACCCACGGCGGTTAGGCGTTTGCGCGCTCTGGCGGCGCGTCGTCAGTGTTCGACAGCAAGTTCCACGCCACGCCAGCGCGGTCGTCACTGGGCGGATAGCAAAGGCCGACTATGTGGATAACTCACGGCTGTTTTTGACCCTTACCGCCCATCACAGTAGCGCATCACCTTCGCCCACCGCACCGCAGTGGGTATTTGCTGCCCAACTTTGCGGCCCATCTTCCCCGATTAAGCGGATAGCCCGCGCCCTGCCCCACTGCCTCTAATGGACCACCGATTAGCCCTGACCAAAAAAGGTGCCTCCCATGAGTGGTGCAAGAAACGTCGAGCAGTGGAAAACCTTTATCGAAAGTTGCCTGGACTTTCGCCCGGCCGATGAGGTGTTCCGCATCGCCCGCGACATGTTCACCGAGCCCGAACTGTTCGACCTGGAAATGGAACTGATCTTCGAGAAGAACTGGATCTACGCCTGTCACGAAAGCGAGCTGGCCAATAACCACGACTTCGTGAC
Above is a genomic segment from Pseudomonas sp. R5-89-07 containing:
- a CDS encoding helix-turn-helix domain-containing protein; its protein translation is MSSQTRDIRIQRFDLEGACSWMSGICGPHRLATATPERLRFHHSANVFKSRATTLGVIEYGTDVTIDIEDAEHFSSYSLSLPLIGEQELSKNGERLSSNRDQGVIIAPNEHQVLAISGDCRKLQVVITRAAMSESLEGLLQRPIEAPLRFEPVMDAVDGAPASWWRMARYFIAEFERSSELYEQAAFTRDLESSLIKGLILAQPNNYSEELRDVLGVKLPHYLIRARQYLHDNAREAVHLEDLEAVAGVSRFKLFDAFRKYFALSPMAYLKKHRLGAVRQEILEHGDTRTISEIALGWGFTHLGRFSAEYRKLFDESPSQTLQRKRLRSL